The Clostridium septicum genome contains a region encoding:
- the atpA gene encoding F0F1 ATP synthase subunit alpha: MNIKPEEITSIIKKEIERYEKEITTVDSGTIIQIGDGVARVYGLDDCMEGELLEFPNNVYGMALNLEQDNVGCVLLGPEEGIKEGDIVKRTNKIVEVPVGEALLGRVVNSLGEAIDGKGPINHAEYRAIEVPAPSIIDRSSVNEPLQTGIKAIDSMIPIGKGQRELIIGDRQTGKTAIAVDTILNQKGKDVICIYVAIGQKQSTVANIVNTLEEMGALDYSIIVSGTASESAPLQYLAPYAGCSMGEYFMHQGKDVLIIYDDLSKHAVAYRTMSLLLRRPPGREAYPGDVFYIHSRLLERAAKLSKENGGGSLTALPIIETLAGDVTAYIPTNVISITDGQIFLESDLFHSGQRPAVNAGISVSRVGGNAQIKAMKQVSGTLRLELAQYRELAAFSQFGSDLDKDSKKRLEKGKRLVEVLKQDQYSPMPVEKQIVILYATVNDFLSDIKVEHVRKFEKELLEYADTHYRDLLKEIVDGKVLSDKVKFELDKCIIEFKKLFLQDA, from the coding sequence ATGAATATTAAGCCTGAAGAAATAACATCCATAATCAAAAAAGAAATCGAAAGATATGAAAAAGAAATAACAACAGTGGACTCAGGAACTATTATTCAAATAGGTGATGGAGTTGCTAGGGTTTATGGCTTAGACGATTGTATGGAAGGTGAATTATTAGAATTCCCAAACAATGTTTATGGTATGGCTTTAAACTTAGAACAAGATAATGTTGGATGTGTTCTTTTAGGACCTGAAGAAGGTATAAAAGAAGGCGATATTGTAAAAAGAACAAATAAAATAGTAGAAGTTCCAGTTGGTGAAGCTCTATTAGGAAGAGTTGTAAACTCTCTTGGAGAAGCTATAGATGGAAAAGGACCTATAAATCATGCAGAATACAGAGCTATAGAAGTTCCAGCACCAAGTATAATAGATAGAAGTTCAGTTAATGAACCATTACAAACTGGTATAAAAGCTATAGATTCAATGATACCAATCGGTAAGGGACAAAGAGAACTTATCATAGGAGATAGACAAACAGGTAAAACTGCAATAGCAGTTGATACAATATTAAATCAAAAAGGTAAAGATGTTATCTGTATTTATGTTGCAATTGGACAAAAGCAATCAACAGTTGCCAACATAGTTAATACTTTAGAAGAAATGGGAGCTTTAGATTATTCAATAATTGTAAGTGGTACAGCTTCTGAATCAGCACCATTACAATATTTAGCACCATATGCTGGATGTAGTATGGGAGAATATTTCATGCATCAAGGAAAAGACGTTTTAATTATTTATGATGATCTTTCAAAGCATGCAGTAGCTTATAGAACAATGTCATTACTATTAAGAAGACCACCAGGTAGAGAAGCTTATCCTGGAGATGTATTCTATATACATTCAAGACTATTAGAAAGAGCAGCTAAACTTTCTAAAGAAAATGGTGGAGGATCATTAACAGCTCTTCCAATTATAGAAACACTTGCAGGGGACGTTACAGCATATATCCCTACTAATGTTATTTCAATAACAGATGGTCAAATATTCTTAGAATCAGATTTATTCCACTCAGGTCAAAGACCAGCGGTTAATGCTGGTATATCAGTATCAAGAGTTGGTGGTAATGCACAAATTAAAGCTATGAAACAAGTTTCTGGTACTTTAAGACTTGAACTTGCACAATATAGAGAATTAGCAGCATTCTCACAATTTGGTTCAGACTTAGATAAAGATTCTAAGAAGAGACTTGAAAAAGGTAAGAGATTAGTCGAAGTTTTAAAACAAGACCAATATTCTCCAATGCCAGTTGAAAAGCAAATTGTTATATTATATGCAACTGTTAATGATTTCTTATCAGATATAAAAGTTGAACATGTAAGAAAATTTGAAAAAGAACTTTTAGAATATGCTGACACTCACTATAGAGATTTATTAAAAGAAATAGTTGACGGAAAAGTTCTTAGTGACAAAGTAAAGTTTGAATTAGATAAATGTATAATAGAATTTAAAAAATTATTTTTACAAGATGCATAG
- the atpG gene encoding ATP synthase F1 subunit gamma: protein MGSAGLIEIKRRMKSVESTRKITKAMNLVSTSKLRKARKELAANEKYYDLCHEIVSELMAALPMDYESPFFNSKVKTSDKLYIVISSDTGLCGGFNGNIASRLNDMVEDKSKAKVVVAGSKGISYMKRYRFDTVGEYVEIPDVPTVKEIKAIYQDALYMFRKGDVSEVNVVFTEFISPIKQEVKIERLFPIEREGNVQGDFLIEPSLDEVLNSSLDVYFKSKLRRAMLHSKVSEQSARMTAMDGATRNANDILQNLSIKYNRIRQTMITQEISEIVGGAEAQK, encoded by the coding sequence TTGGGATCAGCAGGACTTATTGAAATAAAAAGAAGAATGAAGTCAGTTGAAAGTACAAGAAAGATAACAAAAGCTATGAATCTTGTATCCACTTCTAAACTTAGAAAGGCAAGAAAAGAACTTGCTGCTAATGAAAAATATTATGATTTATGCCATGAAATAGTAAGCGAATTAATGGCTGCTTTACCAATGGATTATGAAAGTCCATTCTTTAACAGCAAGGTAAAAACTTCTGATAAGCTTTATATTGTTATAAGTTCAGATACAGGTCTTTGTGGTGGCTTCAATGGTAACATAGCAAGCAGATTAAATGATATGGTTGAAGATAAGAGTAAGGCAAAGGTTGTTGTTGCAGGAAGTAAAGGGATTTCATATATGAAAAGATACAGATTTGATACTGTAGGTGAATATGTAGAAATTCCAGATGTACCTACTGTAAAAGAAATAAAAGCAATATATCAAGATGCTTTATATATGTTTAGAAAAGGAGATGTTTCAGAAGTAAATGTAGTATTTACAGAATTCATTTCTCCAATTAAACAAGAGGTAAAAATAGAAAGACTTTTCCCTATTGAAAGAGAAGGAAATGTTCAAGGTGACTTTTTAATTGAACCTAGCTTAGATGAGGTTTTAAATTCAAGTTTAGATGTGTATTTTAAAAGTAAGCTTAGAAGAGCTATGCTACATTCAAAAGTTAGTGAGCAAAGTGCTAGAATGACGGCTATGGATGGAGCTACTAGAAATGCTAATGATATATTACAAAACTTAAGTATTAAATACAATAGAATAAGACAAACAATGATAACTCAAGAGATATCAGAAATTGTAGGAGGAGCTGAAGCTCAAAAATAG
- the atpD gene encoding F0F1 ATP synthase subunit beta: protein MPKKVGKVVQVIGPVVDIKFDSDALPNIYNEIRIDMEDKVLVAEVEQHIGDDIVRTIAMESTDGLKRGMKATDTGKCISVPVGKGVLGRLFNVLGNPIDNAGDIEMEEVYPIHRPAPSFKEQALEPEMFETGIKVIDLLAPYQKGGKIGLFGGAGVGKTVLIQELINNIAKEHGGLSVFTGVGERSREGNDLYYEMKESGVIDKTALVFGQMNESPGARMRVSLTGLTMAEYFRDQGQDVLLFIDNIFRFTQAGSEVSALLGRIPSAVGYQPTLATEMGALQERITSTKNGSITSVQAVYVPADDLTDPAPATTFTHLDATTVLARSIAELGIYPAVDPLESSSRILDPRVVGKEHYQVATDVKNILERYKELQDIIAILGVDELSDEDKSVVARARRVQRFLSQPFTVAEQFTGMQGKYVPVKETVRGFKEILEGKYDDLPESAFLFVGSVEEAVEKAKTLV, encoded by the coding sequence ATGCCTAAAAAAGTAGGAAAAGTAGTTCAAGTTATTGGACCAGTTGTTGATATAAAATTTGACTCAGATGCACTTCCTAACATCTATAATGAAATTAGAATAGATATGGAAGATAAAGTATTAGTAGCTGAAGTTGAACAACATATTGGAGATGACATAGTAAGAACAATAGCTATGGAATCTACAGATGGATTAAAAAGAGGAATGAAGGCTACAGATACAGGAAAATGTATATCAGTACCAGTTGGTAAAGGGGTATTAGGTAGACTTTTTAATGTATTAGGTAATCCAATAGATAATGCTGGTGATATTGAAATGGAAGAAGTTTATCCAATACACAGACCAGCACCAAGTTTTAAAGAACAAGCTTTAGAACCAGAGATGTTTGAAACAGGCATTAAAGTTATAGATTTATTAGCCCCATATCAAAAGGGTGGTAAGATAGGTCTATTTGGAGGAGCAGGTGTTGGTAAAACTGTTCTTATCCAAGAACTTATAAATAATATAGCTAAGGAACACGGTGGACTTTCAGTATTCACAGGTGTTGGAGAAAGATCAAGAGAAGGTAATGATTTATATTACGAAATGAAAGAATCAGGAGTTATAGACAAGACAGCTCTAGTGTTTGGACAAATGAATGAATCTCCAGGAGCTAGAATGAGAGTATCTTTAACAGGATTAACTATGGCTGAATATTTCAGAGATCAAGGTCAAGATGTGCTTTTATTCATAGATAACATATTTAGATTTACTCAAGCTGGATCAGAAGTATCGGCTTTACTTGGAAGAATACCATCAGCAGTTGGTTATCAACCAACACTAGCAACTGAAATGGGTGCACTTCAAGAAAGAATTACTTCAACTAAAAATGGATCAATAACTTCAGTTCAAGCTGTATATGTACCAGCAGATGACCTTACTGACCCAGCTCCAGCAACAACATTTACTCATCTTGATGCAACAACAGTTTTAGCAAGAAGTATAGCAGAACTTGGAATTTATCCAGCTGTTGATCCATTAGAATCATCATCAAGAATATTAGATCCAAGAGTTGTTGGAAAAGAGCACTATCAAGTAGCAACTGATGTTAAGAATATACTTGAAAGATACAAAGAATTACAAGATATAATTGCAATTCTAGGTGTAGATGAATTATCAGATGAAGATAAGAGTGTAGTTGCTAGAGCAAGAAGAGTTCAAAGATTTTTATCACAACCATTTACAGTTGCAGAACAATTTACTGGAATGCAAGGTAAATATGTACCTGTAAAGGAAACTGTAAGAGGATTTAAAGAAATATTAGAAGGTAAATACGATGATTTACCAGAATCAGCATTTTTATTTGTAGGAAGTGTTGAAGAAGCAGTTGAAAAAGCTAAAACCTTAGTGTAA
- a CDS encoding ATP synthase delta/epsilon chain alpha-helix domain-containing protein, which yields MAKTFKVDIITPGNEPIHIEVESLQTGTSNGAVEFRANHTAIILSTIPATTTIIKADGKKEKMFTSSGIIYLKDNNLKFCCDAVEYSQDIDLSRAENAKERAEKRLKENKDIDIERAKMALARANARIQTFSIND from the coding sequence ATGGCTAAAACTTTTAAAGTAGATATAATTACCCCTGGTAATGAACCAATTCATATTGAAGTGGAATCACTTCAAACTGGAACTTCAAATGGAGCAGTTGAATTTAGAGCTAATCATACTGCAATAATATTAAGCACTATACCAGCAACTACAACTATTATAAAAGCTGATGGTAAAAAGGAAAAGATGTTCACATCAAGTGGAATAATATATCTTAAAGATAATAATCTAAAATTTTGCTGTGATGCAGTAGAATATTCACAGGATATAGATCTTTCAAGAGCTGAGAACGCTAAAGAAAGAGCTGAAAAAAGATTAAAAGAAAATAAGGATATAGATATTGAAAGAGCTAAAATGGCATTAGCTAGAGCAAATGCTAGAATTCAGACTTTCAGTATTAATGATTAA
- a CDS encoding IS91 family transposase gives MKKGKIKRILEDHWKEFEKLYKNKIRPNVKKEVEKVLKCKDTKYGFIELKCNNCNTTKRIGFTCKSRFCTSCGKIYTDNWIDNMLGNLINVRHRHIVFTIPKELREFFGLDRQRLKILPKCAARAVTSWMHSLNRKEEFTPGIVTVIHTFGRDLKWNPHVHMMVTEGGRGNITEWRHIRHISYESLRKRWQKVLLDEITYINGNTKEIKLLKNKLYKEKDKGFYVHAKTEIKSAKTAAKYVGRYVGRPAIAESRILKYDGENVTYKYTRHEDNKVIVETVHVYEFIKRIIRHIPEKNFKMIRYFGIYSRRSKGKFNFIKMIDEKILSIRRSIATWENRILAISGVNPCKCPNCGNKMRFHDIVYPKYGSMRERLRIKIIEENEEKLEKAIENYAITKRILSGKIIPKTT, from the coding sequence ATGAAAAAAGGTAAGATAAAAAGAATATTAGAAGACCATTGGAAAGAGTTTGAAAAGTTATATAAAAATAAGATTAGACCTAATGTTAAAAAGGAAGTAGAAAAAGTTTTAAAGTGTAAAGATACAAAGTATGGATTTATTGAATTGAAGTGTAATAATTGTAATACTACAAAGAGAATCGGATTTACATGTAAAAGTAGATTTTGTACTTCATGTGGAAAGATTTATACGGATAATTGGATTGATAATATGTTGGGAAATTTAATAAATGTTAGGCATAGACATATAGTTTTTACTATACCAAAAGAATTAAGAGAATTCTTTGGACTGGATAGACAAAGACTTAAGATATTGCCGAAGTGCGCAGCGAGAGCTGTTACGAGTTGGATGCATAGTTTAAATAGAAAGGAGGAATTCACACCAGGTATAGTAACTGTAATACATACATTTGGAAGAGATTTAAAGTGGAATCCTCATGTACATATGATGGTTACAGAAGGAGGGAGAGGAAATATAACAGAATGGAGGCATATAAGGCACATATCTTATGAATCATTAAGAAAAAGATGGCAAAAGGTTTTGTTAGATGAAATAACTTATATAAATGGAAATACAAAAGAAATTAAATTACTAAAAAATAAACTATATAAAGAGAAAGATAAAGGTTTTTATGTTCATGCTAAAACTGAGATAAAATCAGCGAAGACAGCAGCAAAATATGTAGGGAGATATGTGGGACGTCCTGCGATAGCGGAATCAAGGATTCTTAAATATGATGGTGAAAATGTGACTTATAAATATACTAGACATGAAGATAATAAGGTCATAGTTGAAACTGTACATGTATATGAGTTCATAAAAAGAATAATAAGACATATTCCAGAGAAAAATTTTAAAATGATAAGATACTTTGGAATTTATTCTAGAAGAAGCAAAGGAAAATTTAATTTTATAAAAATGATAGATGAAAAGATATTAAGTATAAGAAGATCTATAGCAACTTGGGAGAATAGAATACTGGCAATAAGTGGTGTAAATCCGTGTAAATGTCCTAACTGTGGTAATAAAATGAGATTTCATGATATTGTATATCCTAAATATGGGTCCATGAGGGAACGGCTGAGAATTAAGATTATAGAAGAGAATGAAGAAAAATTAGAAAAGGCTATAGAAAATTATGCTATTACTAAACGTATATTAAGTGGTAAAATAATTCCGAAAACAACTTAG
- the murA gene encoding UDP-N-acetylglucosamine 1-carboxyvinyltransferase, translating into MEKIIVKGGKKLNGEVDISLAKNSVLPIMVASILSPNEVIIKNAPLLEDVSVLANLLEELNCDVDFSKITGDLKINTSNIEPMDTNNDLIRKMRASFLIMGPMLARFGKCKISLPGGCNIGSRPVDLHLKGFKMLGADIEIGHGFVEAEVKELKGNRIYLDFPSVGATENLLMASVLAKGTTIIENAAEEPEIWDLANFLNSMGAHIEGAGMGRITIEGVEALNGIEYKPLYDRIEAGTFMVAAAITNSIITINGVNEEHLRPTIEKLKECGVKFETKDDSIVVDGTGSKSPVDIKTLPYPGFPTDMQPQMMSLLSLTKGSSIVTETVFENRFMHVAELVRMGANIKIDGRTAIIDGVEALTGCDVKATDLRAGAAMILAGLAAHGDTKIGDLYHIDRGYTNIEEKFRKLGADVYRIDE; encoded by the coding sequence ATGGAAAAAATTATAGTTAAAGGTGGAAAAAAACTCAATGGTGAGGTAGATATAAGTCTAGCGAAGAACTCTGTTTTACCTATAATGGTAGCTAGCATATTAAGCCCAAATGAAGTAATAATTAAGAATGCACCTTTATTGGAAGATGTTTCAGTTTTAGCTAATTTACTTGAAGAATTAAATTGTGATGTAGATTTTTCAAAAATTACAGGTGACCTAAAAATTAATACTAGTAATATAGAACCAATGGATACAAATAATGATTTAATAAGAAAGATGAGAGCATCTTTCTTAATTATGGGACCTATGTTGGCCAGATTTGGCAAATGCAAGATATCACTTCCAGGTGGATGTAACATAGGAAGTAGACCAGTAGATTTGCATTTAAAAGGTTTTAAGATGCTAGGAGCAGATATTGAAATAGGACATGGTTTTGTAGAAGCAGAAGTTAAAGAATTAAAAGGCAATAGAATATATTTAGATTTTCCTTCAGTAGGAGCTACAGAAAATCTTCTAATGGCTTCTGTTTTAGCAAAAGGAACAACAATAATAGAAAATGCAGCAGAAGAACCAGAAATATGGGATTTAGCTAATTTTTTAAACTCTATGGGAGCTCATATAGAAGGGGCTGGAATGGGTAGAATAACCATAGAGGGGGTAGAAGCTTTAAATGGAATAGAGTATAAGCCCCTTTACGATAGAATAGAAGCAGGAACATTTATGGTGGCAGCAGCAATAACAAATAGTATAATTACTATTAATGGTGTAAATGAAGAACATTTACGTCCAACTATTGAAAAACTAAAAGAATGTGGAGTAAAATTTGAAACTAAAGATGATAGTATAGTTGTTGATGGAACAGGTAGTAAAAGTCCTGTAGATATAAAAACATTACCATATCCAGGTTTTCCTACAGATATGCAACCTCAAATGATGAGTTTATTATCTTTAACAAAGGGATCAAGTATTGTTACTGAAACCGTATTTGAAAATAGATTTATGCATGTAGCAGAACTTGTTAGAATGGGGGCTAATATAAAAATAGATGGAAGAACTGCCATTATAGATGGTGTTGAAGCATTGACTGGTTGTGATGTAAAAGCTACAGATTTAAGAGCTGGTGCCGCTATGATATTAGCAGGATTAGCAGCTCATGGTGATACTAAAATTGGAGATTTATATCATATTGATAGAGGATACACCAATATTGAAGAAAAATTTAGAAAGTTAGGTGCAGATGTATATAGAATTGATGAATAA
- the spoIID gene encoding stage II sporulation protein D — MNKRVKLPEGIMMLVTISILVLFFMIGIPIMVINSDSKSEKKESPKAPKVVTENATYIEIKGSDIIKVFIENENKVVEVPLEDYVKSVVSGEMPASFELEALKAQAIAARTYVATKKIKPCVKAEKAGGDVCDSTHCQVYISKESRLEKWSEKDRDNNWKKIEEAVNETKGQVLTYNGNLVMYPQFFATSSGKTENSVDVFSNDVPYLVSTESLGEEIAPKFKSEKSIGIDEFINIINSNYEKSGLNINNLSGNIEIISKSDAGGVKEIRIGKERIKGTEFRHLLKLNSTNFEFDISESEIIFKCKGYGHGVGMSQWGANVMAKEGKNFKEILSHYYTDTQLKDIEFK, encoded by the coding sequence ATGAATAAGAGAGTTAAATTACCAGAAGGAATAATGATGTTAGTAACAATTAGTATATTAGTTTTGTTTTTTATGATTGGGATACCAATTATGGTTATAAATTCTGATAGTAAATCTGAAAAAAAGGAATCTCCTAAAGCACCAAAAGTAGTAACGGAGAATGCAACATATATAGAGATTAAAGGAAGTGACATTATTAAAGTGTTTATAGAAAATGAAAATAAAGTAGTAGAAGTTCCTTTAGAAGATTATGTGAAAAGTGTAGTGTCTGGAGAAATGCCAGCTAGTTTTGAACTAGAAGCTTTAAAGGCTCAGGCTATAGCAGCTAGAACTTATGTTGCTACTAAAAAAATAAAGCCTTGTGTAAAGGCAGAAAAAGCAGGTGGAGATGTATGTGATTCAACACATTGTCAAGTATATATAAGTAAAGAAAGTAGACTTGAAAAATGGAGTGAAAAAGATAGGGATAATAATTGGAAGAAAATAGAGGAGGCTGTTAATGAAACTAAAGGACAAGTTTTAACTTATAATGGAAATTTAGTTATGTATCCACAGTTTTTTGCAACAAGTTCTGGAAAGACAGAAAATTCGGTAGATGTTTTTTCTAATGATGTTCCATATTTAGTATCTACAGAAAGTTTAGGAGAAGAAATTGCACCTAAATTCAAAAGTGAAAAATCTATAGGTATAGATGAGTTTATAAACATTATAAATTCAAATTATGAAAAATCAGGATTAAATATTAATAATTTATCAGGGAATATTGAAATTATAAGTAAAAGTGATGCTGGTGGGGTAAAAGAAATAAGAATTGGTAAGGAGAGAATTAAAGGAACAGAATTTAGACATTTACTTAAGCTAAATTCAACGAACTTTGAATTTGATATAAGTGAAAGTGAAATAATATTTAAATGTAAGGGATATGGTCATGGAGTAGGAATGAGTCAGTGGGGAGCAAATGTTATGGCAAAAGAAGGAAAGAATTTTAAGGAAATACTTTCCCATTATTATACGGATACCCAATTAAAGGATATAGAATTTAAATAA
- a CDS encoding M23 family metallopeptidase, translating into MDQNKKDKVKNFFRKEGFYLVLFLCLCLVATVTVVTSKKNKLKQEQAKQSEKEFTLNVDDKTTSEVQKQNADRVQNNTEEKVAQTENETNQEVATTEKDVNVSAGTNSEVKFINPIEGTISRSYSYPKPQGMKDGTSRNIRGIDVKAKVGTDVKAAAVGEVKEVSKRAEEGNYVLIAHANGVNTKYCNLDSDIKVKVGDKVTEETVIGKVGESSKIFTNSEFGEHINLQVQDSNGKDLDPTKYFTYKAE; encoded by the coding sequence ATGGACCAAAATAAAAAAGATAAGGTAAAAAACTTTTTTAGAAAGGAGGGCTTTTATTTAGTTCTATTCCTTTGCTTATGTTTAGTTGCAACAGTGACAGTAGTAACTAGTAAGAAAAATAAATTAAAACAAGAACAAGCAAAACAATCAGAGAAGGAATTTACATTAAATGTTGATGATAAGACTACTTCAGAGGTTCAAAAGCAAAATGCAGATAGAGTTCAAAATAATACAGAAGAAAAAGTAGCTCAAACTGAAAATGAAACCAATCAAGAAGTAGCAACAACAGAAAAGGATGTTAATGTTTCAGCAGGAACAAATTCAGAAGTAAAATTTATCAATCCGATTGAAGGAACTATTTCTAGATCATACTCATATCCAAAACCACAAGGAATGAAAGATGGAACAAGTAGAAATATTAGAGGAATAGATGTAAAAGCTAAGGTTGGAACAGATGTAAAAGCAGCTGCAGTTGGAGAAGTAAAAGAAGTTTCAAAAAGGGCAGAGGAAGGAAATTACGTACTTATTGCTCATGCTAATGGAGTAAATACTAAGTATTGTAATTTAGATTCAGACATAAAAGTTAAAGTTGGAGATAAAGTAACAGAGGAAACTGTTATAGGAAAGGTTGGAGAAAGCTCTAAAATCTTTACTAATAGCGAGTTTGGTGAACATATTAATTTACAAGTTCAAGATTCTAATGGAAAAGACTTAGATCCAACAAAATATTTTACTTACAAAGCAGAATAA
- the spoIIID gene encoding sporulation transcriptional regulator SpoIIID codes for MKDYIQERVLEVAQYIIDSKDTIRKTAKVFGVSKSTIHKDMTERLPKINPVIAEQTHTILELNKAERHIRGGKATKLKYKAVD; via the coding sequence TTGAAAGATTATATTCAAGAAAGGGTATTAGAAGTAGCACAATATATTATAGATTCTAAAGATACAATAAGAAAAACTGCAAAGGTATTTGGGGTAAGTAAAAGCACTATACACAAAGATATGACTGAGAGGCTGCCTAAAATAAACCCTGTAATAGCAGAACAAACACATACAATTTTAGAGTTAAATAAAGCAGAAAGACATATTAGAGGTGGAAAAGCTACTAAGCTAAAATATAAGGCAGTAGATTAA
- the mreB gene encoding rod shape-determining protein MreB — protein MWFWRRGTDLGIDLGTATVLVYVKGKGVILKEPSVVAINKSNNKVLAAGEEARKMIGRTPGNIVAVRPLRNGVISDYDITEKMLKEFIKKAYGKAKITAPKVMVCVPSQATEVEKRAVMDATTNLGAKRVHLIEEPLAAAIGVGLDITKPNGSMVVDIGGGTTDIAVISLGGVVVRSSIKVAGDTFDDAIIKYVRSKYKIMIGEKTAEELKVNIGSVFKGSRDLVTTMKGRNLVTGLPDEVSISTDEIREALKESVGLIVEQVKFVLERTPPELAADIIEKGILMTGGGSLLDGLDKVIQNETGVSVSIADNSVEAVVEGTGEVLRYLDKIDSSLIGQEITLID, from the coding sequence ATGTGGTTTTGGAGACGTGGTACTGATTTGGGGATCGATTTAGGAACCGCTACGGTTTTAGTTTATGTTAAGGGAAAAGGTGTAATATTAAAAGAACCATCAGTTGTTGCCATTAATAAAAGCAATAATAAAGTACTTGCTGCAGGTGAAGAAGCAAGAAAAATGATAGGAAGAACACCAGGAAATATAGTTGCGGTTAGACCATTAAGAAACGGTGTTATATCAGACTATGATATAACAGAAAAAATGTTAAAAGAATTCATAAAAAAAGCGTATGGAAAAGCAAAAATAACTGCGCCTAAAGTAATGGTATGTGTACCTTCACAAGCCACGGAAGTTGAAAAAAGAGCAGTTATGGATGCTACAACAAACTTAGGTGCTAAAAGAGTACATTTAATTGAAGAACCTTTGGCAGCTGCAATAGGAGTTGGCTTAGATATAACCAAGCCCAATGGATCTATGGTAGTTGATATAGGTGGAGGAACTACAGATATAGCAGTAATATCTCTTGGAGGGGTTGTTGTTAGAAGCTCAATAAAGGTGGCAGGAGATACTTTTGATGATGCTATAATAAAATATGTTAGAAGCAAGTATAAAATTATGATTGGAGAAAAGACAGCTGAAGAATTAAAGGTAAATATAGGATCTGTATTTAAAGGATCGAGAGATTTGGTTACTACAATGAAAGGTAGAAATTTAGTTACAGGTTTACCAGATGAAGTTTCAATTAGTACAGATGAGATAAGAGAAGCATTAAAAGAGTCTGTAGGATTAATTGTAGAACAAGTTAAGTTTGTCTTAGAAAGAACTCCACCAGAATTAGCGGCAGATATAATTGAAAAAGGGATTTTAATGACCGGTGGAGGATCATTATTAGATGGATTAGATAAGGTAATACAAAACGAAACAGGAGTATCAGTCTCTATTGCAGATAATTCAGTAGAAGCCGTAGTAGAAGGAACTGGTGAGGTTTTAAGATATTTAGATAAAATTGATTCATCATTAATTGGACAAGAAATAACATTAATTGATTAA
- the yyaC gene encoding spore protease YyaC, whose product MVKHKVFYESDLAYYEIANVLKNYISKNTVIVCIGTDKCIGDCLGPLVGTYLIENNCDLPVYGTIESPIHALNIEKRLSQIKKLHPNSTIIGIDACLGDTKSIGEIHIRNYPIHPGKGVGKLLPDVGSASIIGIVESSDNAEFFTSRSIRLHLIMSMAKVISKGISKAYYLSNITN is encoded by the coding sequence TTGGTAAAACATAAAGTTTTTTATGAATCTGATTTGGCTTATTATGAGATTGCTAATGTTTTAAAAAACTATATATCTAAAAATACAGTAATTGTATGCATTGGAACAGATAAATGTATAGGTGATTGTCTAGGTCCTTTAGTAGGTACATATCTAATAGAAAATAACTGCGACCTTCCTGTTTATGGTACTATAGAATCTCCTATACATGCACTAAATATAGAAAAACGTTTGTCTCAAATAAAAAAACTTCATCCTAACTCTACAATTATTGGTATTGATGCATGCTTAGGTGATACAAAATCCATAGGTGAAATTCATATAAGAAATTATCCAATTCATCCTGGTAAGGGAGTAGGTAAATTATTACCTGATGTGGGATCTGCTTCTATAATAGGTATAGTTGAATCTAGTGACAATGCAGAGTTTTTTACCTCTCGTAGCATTCGTCTTCATCTAATTATGAGTATGGCAAAAGTAATTTCTAAGGGTATATCCAAAGCTTATTATTTATCTAATATAACTAACTAA